In Acidobacteriota bacterium, the DNA window ACCAGTGATTGAGGATCACAATCTTCAGCAGCGTGACCGGCAACTGCGGGACCTGTATTGCATAGAATATGCCCATCAAACTGAGCTTGTGGTTGATCTCGACCCTTACGTCCTCGCACATAATCGTGTAGAGCAATCGCAGGTTTGTTTGCGTGATCTGGTTTGTCATTGTTCAACCTTCGAGCAGCTTAGCATCTCGTCTAATTGAATACCACTCTCGATACGCCACCGCTTGCCGGCTTCACCCGACGTATTACACTACAAAGATGCCGGGCTCGGCACCGCGAGCGTCAGCGCATTAATCGTGACATCTATTTCATTGACATAGATCATTATCGGGTAGTATAGTCCGGCACCTTAACGGTGACACTCCCACCAGTGTCCTTAAATCTGCCTAAAGGAGAACGTCGATATGGCTCGCAAAGCAAAAAAAGATGATGATATTCCAAGACGTAGGATTGCTCGATTCGGGTGGGTTCCGGATCTGCCCGACAGCCGGGATCTGACCTATTCGGCGCCGCTTGTTAGTCGCACCCCGCTCCCGTCAAAGGTTGATCTTCGTAAAGCGTTGCCGCCTGTTTACGACCAGGGTCAGCTTGGAAGTTGCACGGCGAACGCAATCGGGACGGCCTTTCAGTTCGGTCAGCAGAAGCAGAAACTCAAGGATTTCGTCCCCTCGCGCTTGTTCATTTACTACAATGAGCGCGATATGGAAGCAACGATAGGCCAGGACAGCGGCGCATATATTCGCGACGGGATCAAATCCGTTCATAAACTCGGCGTGTGCCCTGAAACCAAGTGGCCGTATGACCCCAGCCCATTTCCGCCAAACCCCAGGCTCACTCTGAAGCCTACGCAGGCGTGCTACACGGAGGCAAAGAAACACATCGTCGAGCAATACGCTCGGGTGCCTCGAACGCTGCCTCAGATGAAGGGCTGTCTGGCCTCCGGTTACCCATTCGTCTACGGGTTTACGGTCTACGAGAGCTTCGATAGCGCCAAGGTTGCCAAGACCGGCGAGGTACAGATGCCGAAGTCTGGAGAAGAGGTGTTAGGTGGGCACGCGGTGCTTGCAGTCGGCTACGACGACAAAACCCAAAGGTTTATCGTCCGGAATTCCTGGGGAACAGGTTGGGGAATCAAGGGAAATTTCACGATGCCGTATTCCTATCTACTTGATGGCAACCTTTCGGATGATTTCTGGACGATCCGTCTGGTTAAGTGAACCCAGCGCTCACGGTCGGTTGTCTTAAAGCGCGGGCGCGGGCGCGACATGCCGCGCCCGCGCGATTATTCGGGAACCCGTATACCGAGTGTAAACATCCGCTCGGCCTTACGCTGTTTCTTCCATGATCGCTCGTAAGACAGTTTGATGCTGTCGGAACCCGCGCGATCAGCGCGGAAAACCCAGCGATGCTTTCCTGGTTGCCCGACCTTGGCACCCGGCTCAAAGTCATCGCTTGCAAGCTTACATACGCCCTCGCCTTTCGATTCGAGAGTCCACTTGAATCCTGTAGTACGGTTCTCCTCCAGGATAAGCTCCAGCGTCTCCCCGATTGGCAGTTCTATCTCTTTCCCATTTGAAGTTTCGTCGACTTGAGGCACTGTTCAATCCCCCTATCGCGTCCATACAAGACTGTACCGCAATGAACCCTAGGAGCAAAGCTGCGAGATCACTCGCTATTTCGAAGGGATGGGACTGAGGTCCATTCGCCGCAGCAAGTCCGTGAATCGCGGGTCGGAACGCAGCCGGTCGAATATCGGCTCTACCTTCAGATAAGTCAGGATGCCGTGACGTTCTTGATAGGTTCTCTCGATACACTCAAAGGCTTCGTCGAATTGTGCAAGCCCGATGTGAACTCTCGCAAGGCTGTAGGGCGAGACGTAAACATCCTTCGCAAGCGCGTTGAGTCGTTCGAGAATGCCTCGCGCGTCCTCGTTCCGCCCGGCCGCCGAGTAAGCGTAAGCCATCGCAGACATCGTCTCGGAGTCGTTCTCTGAGATCGCCAGCGCTTTCTTGAACTCGGCCTCGGCTTCTTCGAACATGCCTTTCTCACCGTATGACATTCCGAGGCGCCGGTGGGCGATCAAATAATCGGGAAACATATCGATGGTCTTCCGGCACTGCGCTATCGCCTGATCGTATTGCCGCGCGAAGTGGAGAATCCGTGCAAGATTCAGGTTTATGACTCGCGAGAGTGGATCGAGTCCGTAGCCCAGTCTTATCTCCGCGAGCCCTTCGTCCATCCTCTCCATCGCCGCGAGGTAAAGCGCGAGCCAGAGGTGGGCAGTCGAATAACCTGGATTCAGCTCAATGGCTTTCCTAAACCCGCGTTCCCCCCCCTGCCAATCGAACTCGCTCCAGAGCTTCACCGCGGCGAGCGCGGCGTGCGCTTCGGCGAGTTTGTCGTCCAGGCTCAGCGCCTTCAGCGCGGTCGCCTTTGCGCGCAAGAACGGCGTGGCAAGCGGCTCCGCGCTATAACTGGCCAGCAGGTTGTAAGCATCGGCCAGCCCCGCGTAGGCCAACGCGAACTTGGCATCTAACGCGATCGCCTGCTCAAAGTACTCGATGCTCTTCTTGATCCCTTCTTCAGTTCGCTTGTTCCAGTGGTAGCGACCCTTCAGATAAGTCTGATATGCCGCGCTGTTCTCCGTTGACCGTTTTGTCAGGTTCTTCTTCTGGGCGCTGGTCAGCTTCAGACGCAACTGCTCGGAGATCTCGGTTGCGATCTCATGTTCGAGCGTTAGGATGTCCGACATCTCGCGAGTGTACTGTTCGCCCCACAGATGAGAGCCATCGGTGGTATCGACCAGCTCGAGCTTGACGATCAAGCTGTCGGCGCGTCGAAGCAGTCTTCCGATCAGCACCGCTCGAACGCCTAGCTCGTTGCCGATCTGCTGAGGATCCGGCATCTCGCGGCCCTGGTATCGAAATACGGTGCTGCGCGCCATCACTCGCAGTTTCGGAAGCCGCGACAGATTGTTGATAAGCGCTTCGGTCACGCCGTCGCTCAGGTACTCCAAACCCGAGTCGCCGCTCAGATTCGCGAGCGGAAGAATCGCAAGCGAGTCGATTGTCTTTCTAGAACGAGTTCGGGCTACTACCCGTGTGTGCCGGCCGACGCCGGTTGTCTTGGCGCTCGAACTCGAGTCGCTGTCTCGCTGCAGATTGCGCAAGTCGATAAGCAGATCGCGCATCGATTGATAACGGCGCTCTCGATCTTTCTCCAGACACTTGCGCACTATGCGCTCAAGATCCGGCGGCACTGCGTAATTCAAACGCGCGACGGGCATCGGCTCCGCGTGGATAATGTTGTCCATAGTCGCAATCGGTGTTTCTCCCTCGAAGGGAAGCCTGCCGGTTATCGTTTCGTATAGCACCACACCGAGCGAGAAGATATCCGAGCGGTGATCGAGCGCCCGGCCTATCGCCTGCTCCGGCGACATGTACGAGACGGATCCGGCGGGGCCGCCAACTAAGGTTTGCTGGCCGACTCTCTTTGTCCGGTCTTCGGCTTCGCCTTCGCCTTCGCTTGCACCGCCAACTGCCGCCGCGATTCCAAAGTCGAGCAGCTTCACCACGCCGCGTTGATTCACAATCAAGTTCGAAGCCTTAACGTCGCAATGCACGATGCCGAGCGAATGAGCCTCCGAAAGCGCATCGGCAATTTGCGCGGCGGCGTCAATCGCCTCGGATAACTGAAGCGGCCCGCGCTTGATCTTTTCCGACAGCAGCTCGCCCTCGACATATTCCATCACGATGTACATCGAGCCGTCGTGCTCGCCTATGTCGTAGATGGCCGCTATGTGCGGCGAGCGCAGCGCCGATGTCGCGCGCGCTTCGGCGAGGAATTTCGTGCGGCGCTCGGGATCGTATTCATAAGACGCCGGAAGAAACTTGAGCGCGACCTGTCGTCCGAGCCTGGTGTCTTCGGCGAGGTAGACCTCTCCCATGCCGCCCGCTCCGAGCTCTTTGATTATGCGGTAATGCGAGATTATTTCGGAGATCACCCGGCGCTCACCTCGGGAGTGTTGGTGTCTTGGACGCTGAACGTAGTTCGTAGATTTCTCTTCTTAAGTGCCAAATCGCTGATCTCCCGGTGGCGTGTTCGTCGATTCTATTTCTACCACAGAATCGTATAACGACGAAGAGACGGGACTGATTTGGAGCGCGCCGCCCTCATCCTCGAACTGCCTAAGCAACATCCTGGCGGCGCTTTGTGGACTGCGCCGCCCTCAGTCTCGAACTGCCTCACCGACGCGTCAAACGTCCGGGAATCAAGATACTTCTTATTGATCGTCCTAGTCTTATCACACCACGCTCCACACAACGGCGACCTCTATATTTGACAACGCCGGACACCGGGGAGTAGAAACGAGTGCTGACCAGCATCTCTTCACCAGTGGAACACATCAACGTCACGGCGGAGGCCGCATGAAGCGTTCGCGCGTCATAGTACTGATCGGCATCCTGGGATTTCTCTTTGTACCAACGGCTTCTCTTTCGAGTGCAATGAAAGACGATTCAATCAGCGTGCAAGCGCGAAAGGTGCACTTCTCATCCATCGTGCTGGACACGCACATCGACGTCACGCCCAAGCTGCAAACCGATTGGAAGTTTAACGAAGAGCACAAAGAGGGTCACATCGACCTGCCTCGCATGAAGAAGGGCGGGCTCAATGCGCTGTTTTTCTCGATCTACATGTCCGGGACGGTAACCGGACCCAAAGCAGTCAATGACTCGATCGAGCGAATTGCCGCCGTGCACAGGCTGGCCGCGGAGTTGCCCGATCAGGTTGCGTTGTGTGTGACCGCCGATCAAGTGCGCAAGGCTCACAAGCAAGACAAGATTGCCGCGCTGATGGGAATGGAAGGCGGGCATATGATCAACAACAGCCTTGCCGTTCTTCGAGTGTACGCCGAGCTCGGCGTCAGATACCTGACGCTCACGCATTCGGTCAACACTGACTGGGCCGACTCGTCAGGCGATCAGCCGAAGCACAATGGCTTGACCGGCTTCGGCAAGGACGTAGTTCGTGAGTTAAACCGGCTTGGCGTGATGGTGGACATCTCGCACGTTTCAGACAAGACTTTCTGGGATGCCATCGAAGTGAGCAAAGCGCCGATGCTCGCTTCGCATTCATCCTGCCGAGCCATCTCGGGCCATGCGCGAAACATGACCGATGAGATGATCAAAGCGCTGGCGGCGAAGGGCGGCGTCATTCAGATCAACTATCTCGATCAATTCATCGACAATGATTTGTATGAATACTCGAAGAAGAGTCAGCCGTTGATGCGTGAGCTTTTGCAAAAGTACCCGGGGCGCGAAAACGCCGGCTTGCGTCGCGAGGAAGCCGCCAAACAGTTTGGCCGCGCGCCAAAAGCGAGTTGGGAGAAGATCATCGAGCACATCGATCACGCGGTTAAGCTTGTCGGTGTAGGTCACGTTGGGCTTGGATCAGACTTCGATGGCGGCAGCATGCCGGTGGGCATGGAAGACTGCACTCAGCTCCCAAAGATCACCGAGGCCCTGATGCGAAAGGGCTACTCCGCGTCGGACATGCGGAAGATACTCGGTGAGAATACGTTGCGCTTGCTTGAAGATGCCGGGCGCGTTTCTCAGCAATTGCGGAAGACTAAGTGAGCAAGAGATTCACCGCCGAGGCCGCACACTAGAGACTATTTGGACTGCGCCGCCCTCATTCAACAATCAGGGCAGGAGGGTCCCGGCGGCGCTTTGGCTTGGCGAGCGACAAACTCCAAGGAAGACAACCTGGTCGTGCAGAGGCGCGCTCCATATCACCCCCTCCAATCAACCGCTCGGTTGAAGCTTCCTCATTTCGAGGTTAGAGTGTCAGTCCACGAGCCCCGCGGAAAGGAACCGGCGAGATGTTCTCTTGGGCAATCAAGTTATCGAGCCTCGATTCGCGAGTATGACCAATCGCTTCGTTTGCATTCACGGGCACTTCTATCAACCGCCGC includes these proteins:
- a CDS encoding dipeptidase, with the translated sequence MKRSRVIVLIGILGFLFVPTASLSSAMKDDSISVQARKVHFSSIVLDTHIDVTPKLQTDWKFNEEHKEGHIDLPRMKKGGLNALFFSIYMSGTVTGPKAVNDSIERIAAVHRLAAELPDQVALCVTADQVRKAHKQDKIAALMGMEGGHMINNSLAVLRVYAELGVRYLTLTHSVNTDWADSSGDQPKHNGLTGFGKDVVRELNRLGVMVDISHVSDKTFWDAIEVSKAPMLASHSSCRAISGHARNMTDEMIKALAAKGGVIQINYLDQFIDNDLYEYSKKSQPLMRELLQKYPGRENAGLRREEAAKQFGRAPKASWEKIIEHIDHAVKLVGVGHVGLGSDFDGGSMPVGMEDCTQLPKITEALMRKGYSASDMRKILGENTLRLLEDAGRVSQQLRKTK
- a CDS encoding protease inhibitor I42 family protein, yielding MPQVDETSNGKEIELPIGETLELILEENRTTGFKWTLESKGEGVCKLASDDFEPGAKVGQPGKHRWVFRADRAGSDSIKLSYERSWKKQRKAERMFTLGIRVPE
- a CDS encoding C1 family peptidase, which encodes MARKAKKDDDIPRRRIARFGWVPDLPDSRDLTYSAPLVSRTPLPSKVDLRKALPPVYDQGQLGSCTANAIGTAFQFGQQKQKLKDFVPSRLFIYYNERDMEATIGQDSGAYIRDGIKSVHKLGVCPETKWPYDPSPFPPNPRLTLKPTQACYTEAKKHIVEQYARVPRTLPQMKGCLASGYPFVYGFTVYESFDSAKVAKTGEVQMPKSGEEVLGGHAVLAVGYDDKTQRFIVRNSWGTGWGIKGNFTMPYSYLLDGNLSDDFWTIRLVK
- a CDS encoding protein kinase, whose protein sequence is MISEIISHYRIIKELGAGGMGEVYLAEDTRLGRQVALKFLPASYEYDPERRTKFLAEARATSALRSPHIAAIYDIGEHDGSMYIVMEYVEGELLSEKIKRGPLQLSEAIDAAAQIADALSEAHSLGIVHCDVKASNLIVNQRGVVKLLDFGIAAAVGGASEGEGEAEDRTKRVGQQTLVGGPAGSVSYMSPEQAIGRALDHRSDIFSLGVVLYETITGRLPFEGETPIATMDNIIHAEPMPVARLNYAVPPDLERIVRKCLEKDRERRYQSMRDLLIDLRNLQRDSDSSSSAKTTGVGRHTRVVARTRSRKTIDSLAILPLANLSGDSGLEYLSDGVTEALINNLSRLPKLRVMARSTVFRYQGREMPDPQQIGNELGVRAVLIGRLLRRADSLIVKLELVDTTDGSHLWGEQYTREMSDILTLEHEIATEISEQLRLKLTSAQKKNLTKRSTENSAAYQTYLKGRYHWNKRTEEGIKKSIEYFEQAIALDAKFALAYAGLADAYNLLASYSAEPLATPFLRAKATALKALSLDDKLAEAHAALAAVKLWSEFDWQGGERGFRKAIELNPGYSTAHLWLALYLAAMERMDEGLAEIRLGYGLDPLSRVINLNLARILHFARQYDQAIAQCRKTIDMFPDYLIAHRRLGMSYGEKGMFEEAEAEFKKALAISENDSETMSAMAYAYSAAGRNEDARGILERLNALAKDVYVSPYSLARVHIGLAQFDEAFECIERTYQERHGILTYLKVEPIFDRLRSDPRFTDLLRRMDLSPIPSK